The nucleotide sequence AGATTGCATTACCAACTTAAAACAAGTCAGACGATGTAACAGTGTGACAGGGTGCCTGACAGGTGCCCATTCGGATTTTTATTGAGGACCCCAATTCAttcagatcaagcgttaaccggcGATAGCTCACACCTGTTTTGGATGTTTTGTTGGTGACGGAGGGGGAACAGCGTTAGCGCTGTCAAATCAACAAGCGGCACCTGGCAcatacctaaagcggacattgccatcGGCGACATGGAGTCGCTATTAaaagaaatcccatgcagccttgtttacaagttggaATACTGGAATgcgagatgtaatctacacctcgaataggctgatagaaatcctcatttgtttgtttaatgattttcagcttgagcgtcattatttctatatagtcTATACTTTCTCATTCTGAACTTCTAACAGAAGTGTGACAGCTGTGGCTTCCtgacaatgatcaagagcagctgcGATTTGACATCTTcaatgcagttccacctccgacagtgccaaaacatcagctatgcagGTGTCAGCTATCGTcagttaacgcttgatctgattgaatctaggccttagtGCTTTTCAACATAACATTGTCATCTCAattcatctttactgttcaaGATTTAAATGCAAACATTTTAATTCTAGATGGGCCAAATTGTATAATACACACACGTGTACACGTGAGcatgccccccctctctctctatctgactGAAACAGAACTATACAACAAACCAGCATGCATGAACTGGTAAACAATTATTTTAGAACAGCAGTAGTTAAAGGAGAGAATTCAGTTGATTTTAACCCAACTACATTCTTTAAACTATATTCTATAAAGACATTTCAGGAAGAAGTACAGTATTACTTGGGTTGATTCATTTAAATACAATGACGAGAATCGCTGTTATTGAAAGAGCAGAAAATAATTTTATTTCTAAATATATGCACAAAGCCATTAACGTCTCTTCTTATCATCTACCACAACCACACATCTTTGTAGCTTTCAACATCTTTGTAGCGTTTAGAAGAGGTACCACAGCACAGTCCAAACAGTGATTAGACCAAAGCATGACAACTCTGTCAGCACAAAGGATTAGGGATCCAGTGTTGTATTGTGTCACACAGGGTGGAGTCTCTTATAAGGTCAAAGTTCAGGGAGTACTGCTTCCGTCCGGGTCTTGGATGGAGGCTGAAATAGATTAATGCCATTAAAGCTTTGGTAAAAGGCTGagagatgggcctggagaaatggaACCACTCTAAAATTCATAGagttatggatgcaaggacttaAAACTACTGTATAAATTATAgttttagggctctattcaatacGGCTTGCAGAATTTCAGCTTTACGctgtgattgaaatttaaaaggcaatgttcccgttttagctgagactgcattcacggtaaatgctgcatatgtcggctcaatcgaaaatcacctttacatttctatcgtggaatctgtaacgcttcagctttCCAGACTGAACAGAGCCCTCGAGCCCTTaaacatgttttgaggctatacagtgtgtCTTTACATTTAAATTGTTTAGAAACATTGTagtaaagcaagcgtatattttgggttctgatggggtacgacagttgaactaagttaATGAGGCATTTATATGTTAAActtttcaagaatcaatgggtggaTATGATTAATCTATAAATCTGAAAATGGATGTAGCGACTAAGTAAAGGATTAGGTTACATTAGGATACATGGTGTAACCTGATGCCAGTTAACCTGACtgtagtaactacaatgttacTATGCAGGAATAAGAGAAACTTCATGTAAAGTCTTACCGAATGTTTTTGTTTACACATAGATGTAAGTTAAATAATCCAATGGAGAAATGTACCTGTTAAGTCTCTAAACCGTCTCTTTGCTTCTGCCCTTTCTTCTGAATCGAAATACCACACGGTTATAGCATATCTGGAACAAAGCAAAAttctgaattattattattattacataatTACATTACATCTTCTTTAGCATTTTATGAAAATCTAACAGTGTCAAGAAAGTTAACTGAGAAATGTCTTCTGTATAATAATAACAGTATGATACATTCAACAGCAAATTCAGACATTTTTGCATATGAATGAACAGAATAATTATCAGTATAATAACAGTATGATAAATCAAACAGACCTTGTTGCATATGAAGGCTGCACCTCATGTGGATTCCTTCTATCTGACCAAAAGAACAGCAGTCTGTCAAACAGGGGCTCAACATCTACAACGTAGGATTTGCCTTCGGGAAAAATGCGAAGAATTCCTCCATGCTCCTGCCAAAATAACAAAGACACattgtttatttcagctttaCAGAATAGCAAGTTGAGCCATAAGAGGCTTGCTCTGCAATTTACAAAGATCATAAGCCAGAGGGGGTTATAATAAACAGTGGACGGCAATATCTCACATTTTCATTGTCTCTAAAAAATAAACCATAAATATGACAAGAATTTTGATGGTATAAACGGAACCGAACAATTAAACTGACAGTACAGTGACTGTCTTGAAAACCAAACTGTAATCTGAAAGGACTGTGGGTAATTGTGTGTATCCCATAGTAAAAAACATATAAAATGTCATAAGAATATGTACGAATTTAAATATATAATTGGACAGCAAACTCTTAGTTTATGAGACAAGTTTAAACCTAGACGTTTCGGCCTTCAATTACCTTCTGCAGAAGACCATTGAaggccgaaacatctattctttCAACTTAtcgaaataaaacaaatatttttttatggtGAGCGAGCGATGCGCCTTTTCCTCTCCAATGATCTCTACACATTTTTTAGGTTGCACCTCTACTCGCGTTGGTTGAGCACCATCTACTTTTTTCCGAAATTAAATATATGCAAAATTATGTCATAAATATGTTATAAATCTGCAGCTCACCTGGGGGTTCCAGTTTTTGTTGAGGTAGTAGATACAGGTGATGCAGCGACCGTCAGCGTTGGGATTGTCCACATGTTTCACATATCCTGTCCCTTTTCCTGGATAACACGCCACCATCGCCTGAAACAGACAAAACAACCCACAAAACATTAGTTCTCAGTCTGTTACACATTATCATTTGTATACTCGCTGATCATGTGACAATATGTGACATGATAACTGTAGTGTACACCATTACAGAAGCCTTTTTTGTGAGAAAATATTTGTGGAAATGCCTTGACTATATTCTAAGAATACAGAAATAGTTTCTGCAAATCAGAGATAAAAAATATAACATGAAGACATTTATGGGTTAATATCTTGGTTGCAGAACATTTCCTGTAAGCGTTGTTTGGGGAGGGAGCGTTGTGGTTTCAGCAGAACTGGCCTACGTGCATTCAGTCAGCATCCAAGGAAGCACAATTAACCAAACTGTGGTAATCTATCTTGTGATAAGAAAGCCAAGAAAAGCCCTCAAAGCAATGCAGATGAAGAGACGTGTGGTTCCGACCAGGGGTGGGCACATTGGGTCAGATAGAGGGTTTACTAGAGGCCAAGTGACATTCTGTCATGTAACATTTCATTTGGGCATCAGATATGGAACACAAGTTAAGGCTAGTACGTGTAGACACGAAGGAACGTAATCGGACAAGGATTTATTTGTTTAATAGGTGTACAGTGCCTTTGAATTAGtccatattttgttttgttacagcctgaattttgaaaatggattaaataaatagaaatctcacccatctacacacaatacccaataatgacaaagtggaaaaatgtttttagaagttgtagaaaatgtattgaaaattaaatacagaaatatctaacttacataagtattcacacccctgagtcaatactttgtagaagcacctttgacagcgaacacagttgtgagtctttctggttaagtctTGTGATGGAAAATTTTATCATGGGAAGAGACAGCCTTGAAAATGTTAATCTTGTCTTTCGTGTCATCACTTCAGATTGGTACTTTATGCATCTAAGTTTGACTGTGACCTCTCCAACTTGCTGTTAATAAacaatgattaatttaagattgaTTTCAAGTGTCCCATGTGTAGAATTTCTACAAcattctctaagagctttccacacctgaattgtgcaacatttgtccattattcttttcaaaattcttcaagctctgtcaaattagatcattgctaaacaaaccattttcaggtcttgccatagattttcaagtagatttaagtcaaaactgtaactaggccactcaggaacattccctgtcttcttggtaagcaattcaagtgtagatttggccctgtgttttaggttattgtcctggtgaaagcagactaaaccaggttttcctctagaattttgcctgtgcttagctacatcccgtttattttttatcctgaaaaactcttaacgactacaagcatacccataacatgatgcagccacctgtcacggttttcttcctgggatgaaggagaggaccaaaatgcagcgcggctagtgttcaacatgtttaattagatcaataaacggtaacactaatacaagtaacaaaataacaaatgtgaaaaccgagacagccctagtgcagacaaaacacagagacaggaaacaatcacccacaaaatcccaacacaaaacaagcctcctatatatgattctcaatcagggacaacgattgacagctgcctctgattgagaaccatattaggctggacacagaaacagacaaactagacacacaacatagaattcccacccagctcatgtcctgaccaacactaaacaagcaaaacacataagaactctggtcaggacgttacagtacccccctcctgaggtgcggactccgaacgcacccctaaaactcaagtggagggtctgggtgggcatctgtccgcggtggcggctccggcgcaggacaccactctaccactgtctttgtccccctccttagcgtcctttgagtggcgaccctcgcccccgaccttggtctaggaaccttcaccaaggccccccctagatagaggagatagctcaggacagagaggtagctcaggacagagaggtagctcaagacagagaggtagctcaagacagagaggtagctcaagacagagcggtagctcaagacagagaggtagctcaagacagagaggtagctcaagacagagaggtagctcacgacagagaggtagctcacgacagaggggcagctccggactgaaaagcagctccggactgagtggcagctccggactgagtggcagctccggactgagtggcagctccggactgagtggcagctccggactgagtggcagctccggactgagtgacagctcatgactggagggcagctcatgactggagggcagctcatgactggagggcagctcatgactggaagacagctcatgactggagggcagctcatgactggagggcagctcatgactggaaggcagctcatgactggaaggcagctcatgactggagggcagctcatgactggaggacagctcatgactggaggacagctcatgactggagggcagctcatgactggagggcagctcatgactggaaggcagctcatgactggagggcggctcatgactggagggcggctcctgactggagggcggctcatgactggctggcggctctggcagctcctgactggctggcggctctggcagctcctgactggctggcggctctggcagctcctgactggctggcggctctggcagctcctgactgacggacggctctagcggctcctgactgacggacggctctaacgtctcgggacagacgggcggctctaatggctcgggacagacggatggctcagacggcgctgggcagacggatggctcagacggcccTGGGCAGACGGAtcgctcagacggcactgggcagacggatggctcagacggcactgggcagacggatagctcagacggcgctgggcaggcaggcagctcagacggcgctgggcagacgagcagtgcaggcggcgttgagcagacgagcagtgcaggcggcgttgggcagacggccgactctgacctgctgaggcgcacagtaggcctggtgcgtggtactgggctggagacacgcaccataggaagagtgcgtggagcaggaacagggcacactggactctcaaagcgcactataggcctggtgcgtggtaccggcactggtggtaccgggctgagggcacgcacctcagggcgagtgcggggagaaggaacagtgcgtacagggctctggagacgcacaggaggcttggggcttggtgcgtggtgccggaactggaggcactgggctggagacacgcaccacagggagagtgcgtggaggaggaacagggctctggagacgcactggaagcctggtgcgtggtgtcggcactgatggtactgggctggggcgggaaggtggcgccggatataccggaccgtgaaggagtacacgagttcgtgagcaccgagcctgcccaaccttacctggttgaatggtccccgtagccctgccagtgcggcgaggtggaatagcccgcactgggctatgctggcgaaccggggacaccatttgtaaggctggtgccatgtacaccggcccgaggagacgtactggaggccagatatgttgagccggcttcatggcacttggctcaatgctcactctagcccggctagtgcggggaggtggaataacccgcaccgggctaagcacacgtacaggagactccgtgcgctcttccgcacaacacggtgtctgcccgtactctcgctctccacggtaagcccggaaagttggcgcaggtctcctacctgacttcgccacactcccctttagcccccccccaataaatttttgggtgagcctctcgggcttccagccgctctgccttgctagcgcctcataatgccgcctctccgcttttgctgcctccagctccgctttggggcggcgacactcctctggctctgcccagggtcctttaccgtccagaatttcctcccatgtccattcctcctggtaccgctgctgctgtcgctgctgcctgtttccacgctgcttggtccgagtttggtgggtgattctgtcacggttttcttcctgggatgaaggagaggaccaaaatgcagcgcggctagtgttcaacatgtttaattagatcaataaacggtaacactaatacaagtaacaaaataacaaatgtgaaaaccgagacagccctatctggtgcagacaaaacacagagacaggaaacaatcacccacaaaatcccaacacaaaacaagcctcctatatatgattctcaatcagggacaacgattgacagctgcctctgattgagaaccatattaggctggacacagaaacagacaaactagacacacaacatagaattcccacccagctcatgtcctgaccaacactaaacaagcaaaacacataagaactctggtcaggacgttacaccaccactatgcttgaaaatatggagagtggtacttagtaatatgttgtattggattttccccaaacataacactttgtattcaggacaaaacgtgtttttttttgcagtattactttagtgtctattagcttagtattgtggagtaactacaatgttgtggatccatcctcagtcttctcctatcacagccaagaaactctgtaactgttttatagtcaccattggcctcatggtgaaatccctgagcggtttccttcctctccggcaactgagttaggaaggacgtctgtatctttgtagtgactagatgtattgatacaccatccaaagtgtaattaataacttcaccatgctcaaagggatattcaatgtctgctttaggtGCCCTtcctaccaataggtgcccttctttgcgaggcattggaaaacctccctggtctttgtggttgaatctgtgtttgaaattccattcgtagctctccaggaaccgAGTTAgaattaaaacctacaggagtgtagctctccaggaaccgAGTTAgaattaaaacctacaggagtgtagctctccaggaacagggttggagttaaaacctacaggagtgtagctctccaggaacagggttggagttaaaacctacaggagtgtagctctccaggaacagggttggagttaaaacctacaggagtgtagctctccaggaacagggttggaattaaaacctacaggagtgtagctctccaggaacagggttagaattaaaacctacaggagtgtagctctccaggaaccgAGTTAgaattaaaacctacaggagtgtagctctccaggaacagggttggagttaaaacctacaggagtgtagctctccaggaacagggttggagttaaaacctacaggagtgtagctctccacgaacagggttggagttaaaacctacaggagtgtatctctccaggaacagggttggagtgaaaacctacaggagtgtagctctccaggaacagggttggagtgaaaacctacaggagtgtagctctccaggaacagggttggagtgagaacctacaggagggtagctctccaggaaccgggttggaattaaaacctacaggagtgtagctctccaggaacagggttggagttaaaacctacaggagtgtagctctccaggaacagggttggagttaaaacctacaggagtgtagctctccaggaacagggttggagttcaaacctacaggagtgtagctctccaggaacagggttggagttaaaacctacaggagtgtagctctccaggaaccgggttggaattaaaacctacaggagtgtagctctccaggaacagggttggagttaaaacctacaggagtgtagctctccaggaacagggttggaattaaaacctacaggagtgcagctctccaggaacagggttggaattaaaacctacaggagtgtagctctccaggaaccgggttggaattaaaacctacaggagtgcagctctccaggaacagggttggaattaaaacctacaggagtgtagctctccaggaaccgggttggaattaaaacctacaggagtgtagctctccaggaaccgggttggaattaaaacctacaggagtgcagctctccaggaaccgggttggaattaaaacctacaggagtgcagctctccaggaacagggttggagagccctgatatagggaatagggtgacatttgggacaaaGCCTAGCTCTAATCTAACACTGTAGCGTGAGGCTATATTTATGATGGGTTGAATTTATATGGTAGATATACAGGAtatgaacattccattccagctaaacattGGAAATACAATGTAGCGTTTTGCAACAAAACCCATCTTAATACACATCTCAAATCTATGAataaaaaatctgagaacagtaatattttacacacacataaaGGTACCCATAAGCATTCATTTTTGATGAAAAAAAACACAAGTGAAAAATTGgtggatatagcgttttggaataaACC is from Salvelinus namaycush isolate Seneca chromosome 28, SaNama_1.0, whole genome shotgun sequence and encodes:
- the LOC120023647 gene encoding prolyl hydroxylase EGLN3-like isoform X1 — its product is MPLLQHVMDAELERLAMDQIVPSLLDQGFFYVDNFLGELVGHFVLNQVKEMHYSGVLQDGQLAGPGPLGVSKRNIRGDKIAWVNGGERRCEAIHLLLTLIDKLVSLCIGRLGKSIIRERSKAMVACYPGKGTGYVKHVDNPNADGRCITCIYYLNKNWNPQEHGGILRIFPEGKSYVVDVEPLFDRLLFFWSDRRNPHEVQPSYATRYAITVWYFDSEERAEAKRRFRDLTASIQDPDGSSTP
- the LOC120023647 gene encoding prolyl hydroxylase EGLN3-like isoform X2, giving the protein MDKLITYADGKLGSYKIKGRHKAMVACYPGKGTGYVKHVDNPNADGRCITCIYYLNKNWNPQEHGGILRIFPEGKSYVVDVEPLFDRLLFFWSDRRNPHEVQPSYATRYAITVWYFDSEERAEAKRRFRDLTASIQDPDGSSTP